One genomic window of Mustela lutreola isolate mMusLut2 chromosome 14, mMusLut2.pri, whole genome shotgun sequence includes the following:
- the ANGPTL1 gene encoding angiopoietin-related protein 1, translating into MKAFFWTLSVLFFLMGTGHCRGGEFKIKKTSQKRYPRATDGKEEVKKCAYTFLVPEQKITGPICVNTKGQDASTIKDMITRMDLENLKDVLSRQKREIDVLQLVVDVDGNIVNEVKLLRKESRNMNSRVTQLYMQLLHEIIRKRDNSLELSQLENKILNVTTEMLKMATRYRELEVKYASLTDLVNNQSVMITALEEQCLNIFSRQDPHVSPPLVQVVPQHIPNSHQYTPGLLGGNEIQRDPGYPRDLMPPPDLGTSPTKSPFKIPPVTFINEGPFKDCQHAKEAGHSVSGIYMIKPENSNGPIQLWCENSLDPGGWTVIQKRTDGSVNFFRNWENYKKGFGNIDGEYWLGLENIYMLSNQDNYKLLIELEDWSDKKVYAEYSSFRLEPESEFFKLRLGTYQGNAGDSMMWHNGKQFTTLDRDKDMYAGNCAHFHKGGWWYNACAHSNLNGVWYRGGHYRSKYQDGIFWAEYRGGSYSLRAVQMMIKPID; encoded by the exons ATGAAGGCTTTTTTCTGGACCCTAAGTGTGCTATTCTTCCTAATGGGCACTGGACACTGCAGAGGAGGagagttcaaaataaaaaaaacatccCAGAAGAGATACCCTCGTGCCACAGATGGTAAAGAGGAAGTAAAGAAATGTGCATACACATTCCTGGTACCTGAACAAAAAATTACAGGGCCAATTTGTGTTAATACCAAAGGGCAAGATGCAAGTACCATTAAAGACATGATCACCAGGATGGACCTTGAAAACCTGAAGGACGTGCTCTCTAGGCAGAAGCGGGAGATAGACGTCCTGCAGTTGGTGGTGGATGTAGATGGAAACATTGTCAATGAGGTAAAGCTGCTGAGAAAAGAAAGCCGTAACATGAACTCTCGTGTTACTCAACTCTATATGCAACTATTACACGAGATTATCCGTAAGAGGGATAATTCACTTGAACTTTCCCAGTtggaaaataaaatcctcaatGTCACTACAGAAATGCTGAAGATGGCAACAAGGTACAGGGAACTAGAGGTAAAATACGCTTCCTTGACTGATCTCGTCAATAACCAGTCTGTGATGATCACTGCGTTGGAAGAACAGTGCTTGAACATATTTTCCCGACAAGACCCCCATGTGTCTCCTCCTCTTGTCCAGGTAGTGCCACAGCATATCCCTAATAGTCATCAGTACACTCCCGGACTGCTGGGAGGTAACGAGATACAGAGGGATCCAGGTTATCCCAGAGACTTAATGCCACCACCTGATCTGGGAACTTCTCCCACCAAAAGTCCCTTCAAGATACCACCAGTAACTTTCATCAATGAAG GACCATTCAAAGACTGTCAGCATGCAAAAGAAGCTGGACATTCAGTCAGTGGGATTTATATGATTAAACCTGAAAACAGCAATGGACCAATACAGTTATGGTGTGAGAACAGTCTGGATCCTGGGGGTTGGACTGTTATTCAGAAAAGAACAGACGGCTCTGTCAACTTCTTCAGAAATTGGGAAAATTATAAG AAAGGGTTTGGAAACATTGATGGAGAATACTGGCTTGGACTGGAAAATATCTATATGCTTAGCAATCAAGATAATTATAAGCTGTTGATTGAATTAGAAGACTGGAGTGACAAGAAAGTCTATGCAGAATATAGCAGCTTTCGCCTGGAACCTGAAAGTGAATTCTTCAAATTGCGTCTGGGAACTTACCAGGGAAATGCAGGGGACTCCATGATGTGGCATAATGGTAAACAGTTCACCACACTGGACAGAGATAAAGATATGTATGCAG gaaACTGTGCCCATTTTCATAAAGGAGGATGGTGGTACAATGCCTGTGCACATTCTAACCTAAATGGAGTATGGTACAGAGGAGGTCATTACAGAAGCAAGTACCAAGATGGAATTTTCTGGGCTGAATATCGAGGCGGATCATACTCCTTGAGAGCAGTTCAGATGATGATCAAGCCTATTGACTGA